ataaatagtatGATTCTGCTAATTTTGGAATAGTAAGTCTAAGCAAGTTTTTAGTTTTTGGGCTAGATACAATTTGTAAGagtttttcgtatttttcctttttgggAGGTGACGCTGTCACAActctctttttatatttcaattttaaataatataaaagataatatatatatttttctatttctttttctcttggTCTGTATCCATCATATTTCTTTgcttcttcttttaattcattatataattcgACAAGAGCTGCATCAGATACATTTGGATTAtaagaatttaaaataatatcctTATATTTGGACGTATCATAACATCCTAATAAATTGGAaaagcaatattttttataatgctTTTGTTTGGATTTATCACCTTCATAATACATTGGTCCCAGAAAAAATCTTCTCATACCTAAATCAAACTTATgattatgatattttttattattcactGATTCTGTATTGATATCTGCCTAAAAATGttagtaaatatttaatatttataaaaatatcctcattttaatatgaataaatttttagttttaaaatgaaaatacatGATTATAAAGAATGtatagaaattattaaatataataattctacCGCATAAGCATCCTGGGATATCCATATTAATagggaaaatgaaaaaattataataaaaaaagttaactTATTTATATGCGCTATCATTTCGGACTTAATTTTAGGAGTCAAATGTTTTGtgataaattaatttttggaatataattttttcgataatattaaatagaatattaat
The sequence above is a segment of the Plasmodium malariae genome assembly, contig: PmUG01_00_39, whole genome shotgun sequence genome. Coding sequences within it:
- the PmUG01_00066900 gene encoding Plasmodium exported protein, unknown function, whose translation is MIAHINKLTFFIIIFSFSLLIWISQDAYAADINTESVNNKKYHNHKFDLGMRRFFLGPMYYEGDKSKQKHYKKYCFSNLLGCYDTSKYKDIILNSYNPNVSDAALVELYNELKEEAKKYDGYRPREKEIEKYIYYLLYYLKLKYKKRVVTASPPKKEKYEKLLQIVSSPKTKNLLRLTIPKLAESYYLFSYIPYIDHSIDEVILSDLIGQANTILSLHNKN